One Malania oleifera isolate guangnan ecotype guangnan chromosome 10, ASM2987363v1, whole genome shotgun sequence genomic region harbors:
- the LOC131166352 gene encoding endoribonuclease Dicer homolog 1 encodes MMGDGTRVSVTESNHSVPEDFVRPSYWLDACEDIPCDFDFDTPTFVPDSHDGSCGQGDAVDPCFFGGIDRILDSIKNGTGLPPSGIDDSSTREPWLGNQKQNGVSQACKMQVEELVTEGGAESNGAAKDKNFWKNSQEDSGGVVNGNILLDGKAEQKVLHPPKQNGSREIRRDRDFDSNEERGSKRARLCSYKNERHFLNRGQFYPRERGSISRKRLHEWEESDKRDRDHNRRREHYNSTRRDRRDGRDRDWREREGARGYWQRDPLGSKELVFHLGSYEADRGREGKAPPEKSQECKLCNGRPEKKPEERKEKLLEEQARQYQLDVLEQAKKKNTIAFLETGAGKTLIAVLLIRSVFNDLQMQNKKLLAVFLVPKVPLVYQQAEVIREQTGYQVGHYCGEMGQDFWDARRWQREFETRQVLVMTAQILLNILRHSIIKMEAINLLILDECHHAVKKHPYSLVMSEFYHTTPKEKRPSVFGMTASPVNLKGVSSQVDCAIKIRNLESKLDSVVCTIKDRKELEKHVPMPSEIVVEYDKAASFWSFHEQIKQMETAVEEAAQSSSRRSKWQFMGARDAGAKEELRQIYGVSERTESDGAANLIQKLRAINYALGELGQWCAYKVAQSFLTALQNDERANYQLDVKFQESYLNKVVSLLQCQLSEGAVSEDSKSVNIDSGAAQGGCDFDEIEEGELPDSHVVSGGEHVDVIIGAAVADGKVTPKVQSLIKILLKYQHTDDFRAIIFVERVVAALVLPKVFVELPSLSFIKSASLIGHNNSQEMRTSQMQDTIAKFRDGRVTLLVATSVAEEGLDIRQCNVVIRFDLAKTVLAYIQSRGRARKPGSDYILMVERGNLSHGAFLRNARNSEETLRREAIERTDISHLKGNSRLISADTTPGTVYQVESTGAIVSLNSAVGLVHFYCSQLPSDRYSILRPEFIMERHEKPGGPTEYSCKLQLPCNAPFEKLEGPVCSSMRLAQQAVCLAACKKLHEMGAFTDMLLPDKGSGEEGEKIDQNDEGDPLPGTARHREFYPEGVANVLQGDWILSGKDGYSDCKLFHLYVYAVKCINVGSSKDSFLTQVSDFAVLFGKELDAEVLSMSMDLFIARTMITKASLVFRGLIDITDNQLTSLKSFHVRLMSIVLDVDVEPSSTPWDPAKAYLFVPVVGDKSVDPINEIDWDLVEKIIGMDAWSNPLQKARPDVYLGTNERTLGGDRREYGFGKLRHGMAFGQKSHPTYGIRGAVAEFDVVEASGLVPTRNVIEISKQVDLTRGKLMMADSCVSADDLVGRIVTAAHSGKRFYVDSVRYDMTAENSFPRKEGYLGPLEYSSYADYYRQKYGVELIHKQQPLIRGRGVSYCKNLLSPRFEHSGAHEGEFEETLDKTYYVFLPPELCVIHPLPGALVRGAQRLPSIMRRVESMLLAVQLKDIINYPVLASKILEALTAASCQETFCYERAELLGDAYLKWIVSRFLFLKYPQKHEGQLTRMRQQMVSNIALYQYALSKGLQSYIQADRFAPSRWAAPGVLPVFDEDTKEAESSLFDEERPATETGTGADCHGDGYEDDKMEDGELESDLSSYRVLSSKTLADVVEALIGVYYVEGGKKAANHLMNWIGFQIEFDPEAICTTRRSTIPESILKSVNFDVLEVALNIKFNDRGLLVEALTHASRPSSGVSCYQRLEFVGDAVLDHLITRHLFFTYTDLPPGRLTDLRAAAVNNENFARVAVKHKLHLHLRHGSSALEKQIREFVKEVQNELSKPGFNSFGLGDCKAPKVLGDIVESIAGAIFLDSGRNTAVVWRVFQPLFDPMVTPETLPMHPVRELQERCQQQAEGLEYKATRSGNLATVEVFIDGVQIGVAQNQQKKMAQKLAARNALAVLKDKETAEAKNQGDENGKKKKNGCQTFTRQTLNDICLRRNWPMPFYRCINEGGPAHAKRFTFAVRVNTTDRGWTDECVGEPMPSVKKAKDSAALLLLELLNKLYA; translated from the exons ATGATGGGTGATGGGACTAGGGTTTCAGTGACTGAATCCAATCACTCAGTTCCGGAGGACTTCGTGAGACCCTCATACTGGCTAGATGCCTGTGAGGACATCCCCTGCGATTTTGATTTTGATACCCCCACGTTTGTGCCGGATTCGCACGATGGTAGCTGTGGTCAGGGTGATGCCGTTGATCCCTGTTTCTTTGGAGGAATCGACCGCATTCTTGACAGTATAAAAAATGGAACGGGCCTTCCTCCCAGTGGTATTGATGACTCCTCCACTAGGGAACCCTGGTTAGGGAATCAAAAACAAAATGGGGTTTCCCAGGCCTGCAAAATGCAAGTTGAAGAGTTGGTTACTGAAGGCGGAGCTGAATCTAATGGCGCTGCGAAAGATAAGAATTTTTGGAAGAATTCACAGGAAGATAGTGGTGGTGTTGTTAATGGGAACATACTGTTGGATGGTAAAGCAGAACAGAAGGTGTTGCATCCTCCCAAGCAAAATGGAAGTAGGGAGATCCGGAGGGATCGAGATTTTGACAGCAATGAGGAGAGAGGCAGCAAAAGGGCTAGACTTTGCAGCTATAAAAATGAGAGGCATTTTTTGAATAGAGGGCAGTTCTACCCGAGGGAGAGAGGTTCTATTAGTAGAAAGAGGCTGCATGAATGGGAGGAGAGTGATAAGAGGGACAGAGATCATAATAGGAGGAGAGAACATTACAATAGCACTAGGAGAGATAGGAGAGATGGCAGGGATAGGGACTGGAGGGAAAGAGAGGGAGCAAGGGGTTATTGGCAGAGGGATCCTTTGGGATCAAAAGAATTAGTTTTTCACTTAGGTTCATATGAAGCTGATCGTGGCAGAGAGGGGAAGGCACCTCCTGAAAAAAGCCAGGAATGCAAATTATGCAATGGAAGGCCGGAGAAGAAACCGGAGGAGCGTAAGGAGAAATTGCTGGAGGAGCAAGCCCGCCAGTATCAGTTAGATGTTCTTGAACAGGCTAAGAAGAAAAATACAATAGCCTTTCTTGAAACAGGAGCAGGGAAGACGCTTATTGCTGTCCTCCTCATAAGAAGTGTTTTCAATGATCTGCAAATGCAAAACAAGAAATTGCTCGCTGTATTTTTGGTGCCTAAGGTTCCTCTTGTTTATCAG CAAGCAGAAGTTATTCGTGAGCAAACTGGTTATCAAGTAGGCCATTACTGTGGTGAAATGGGGCAAGATTTCTGGGATGCTCGGAGGTGGCAGCGTGAGTTTGAAACAAGACAG GTTTTAGTAATGACAGCTCAAATACTGTTAAACATTCTGAGGCACAGCATAATAAAAATGGAAGCTATCAATCTTCTTATTCTAGATGAGTGTCATCATGCTGTGAAGAAGCACCCATATTCATTAGTGATGTCTGAGTTTTATCATACTACTCCAAAGGAGAAGAGACCATCGGTTTTTGGAATGACTGCTTCTCCTGTTAATTTAAAGG GTGTTTCCAGTCAGGTGGATTGTGCAATAAAGATTCGTAATCTTGAAAGTAAACTTGATTCTGTTGTTTGTACAATAAAAGATCGTAAGGAGCTGGAAAAACATGTACCAATGCCCTCTGAGATTGTGGTGGAGTATGACAAAGCAGCCAGCTTCTGGTCCTTCCacgaacaaataaaacaaatggaAACAGCAGTGGAAGAAGCTGCACAGTCAAGTTCTAGGAGAAGTAAATGGCAGTTTATGGGAGCTAGAGATGCTGGGGCCAAGGAAGAGCTACGCCAAATTTATGGTGTCTCTGAAAGAACAGAAAGTGATGGGGCTGCtaatttaatacaaaaattgagAGCTATTAACTATGCGCTTGGTGAACTGGGACAGTGGTGTGCTTACAAG GTAGCACAGTCTTTTTTGACAGCTTTACAAAATGATGAAAGGGCAAACTACCAGCTTGATGTCAAGTTTCAAGAGTCTTACTTGAATAAAGTTGTCTCTCTCTTACAATGCCAATTATCAGAAGGAGCTGTTTCTGAGGACAGTAAAAGTGTGAACATAGATAGTGGTGCTGCTCAAGGTGGATGTGACTTTGATGAGATTGAGGAGGGAGAGCTTCCTGATAGTCATG ttgtcTCTGGTGGTGAGCATGTGGATGTGATAATTGGAGCAGCTGTAGCTGATGGAAAAGTGACCCCAAAGGTGCAGTCACTGATTAAAATACTTCTCAAATATCAGCACACTGATGATTTCCGTGCGATAATCTTTGTTGAGCGAGTGGTGGCTGCCTTAGTTCTTCCCAAG GTTTTTGTGGAGCTTCCATCTCTAAGTTTTATTAAGAGTGCAAGCTTGATTGGGCACAACAACAGTCAGGAAATGCGGACATCCCAAATGCAGGACACAATTGCCAAATTTCGAGATGGTCGT GTGACATTGTTAGTTGCCACTAGTGTTGCTGAGGAAGGGCTTGATATTCGGCAATGCAATGTTGTCATTCGCTTTGACCTTGCAAAGACGGTCTTGGCATACATTCAGTCTAGAGGTCGTGCCAGAAAGCCTGGATCAGATTATATCTTGATGGTTGAGAG GGGAAACTTGTCACATGGAGCATTTCTACGGAATGCTAGGAACAGTGAGGAGACTTTGAGGAGAGAAGCAATTGAGAGAACTGATATCAGTCATCTTAAGGGGAATTCAAGGTTAATTTCTGCGGACACAACACCAGGTACAGTGTACCAGGTTGAGTCAACTGGTGCTATTGTGAGCTTAAATTCTGCTGTGGGACTCGTCCATTTCTACTGCTCTCAGCTACCCAGTGACAG GTATTCCATACTTCGTCCTGAGTTTATTATGGAACGGCATGAGAAGCCCGGAGGTCCTACTGAATATTCATGCAAGCTTCAACTCCCCTGTAATGCACCATTTGAAAAACTAGAGGGTCCTGTTTGCAGTTCAATGCGCCTGGCACAACAG GCTGTTTGTTTGGCTGCTTGCAAGAAACTCCATGAAATGGGAGCATTCACAGACATGCTCTTGCCAGATAAGGGCAGCGGggaagaaggagaaaagattGACCAAAATGATGAAGGTGACCCACTTCCTGGGACTGCTAGGCATAGAGAGTTCTATCCTGAAGGTGTAGCTAATGTTCTACAG GGAGATTGGATTTTATCTGGAAAAGATGGTTATAGTGACTGCAAACTGTTTCATCTGTATGTGTATGCTGTAAAATGCATAAATGTTGGCTCCTCAAAGGATTCCTTTTTAACTCAAGTTTCAGATTTTGCTGTACTTTTTGGCAAGGAGCTGGATGCAGAG GTGTTATCGATGTCGATGGATCTTTTTATCGCTCGCACCATGATAACAAAGGCATCTCTTGTCTTCAGGGGATTGATTGATATTACAGATAATCAG CTGACATCCCTTAAGAGTTTTCATGTAAGGCTGATGAGCATAGTGCTGGATGTGGATGTTGAGCCTTCTTCTACTCCTTGGGATCCTGCAAAGGCATATTTGTTTGTTCCTGTGGTTGGCGATAAGTCTGTAGATCCTATAAATGAAATTGACTGGGATCTGGTTGAAAAAATAATTGGGATGGATGCGTGGAGCAACCCCCTCCAGAAAGCCAGACCAGATGTTTACCTTGGCACAAATGAACGGACACTGGGTGGAGACAGGAGGGAGTATGGCTTTGGGAAACTGCGTCACGGCATGGCATTTGGCCAGAAATCTCATCCCACCTATGGCATTAGAGGAGCTGTGGCAGAGTTTGATGTTGTGGAGGCTTCTGGATTGGTTCCTACTCGCAATGTCATTGAAATATCAAAACAAGTGGATTTGACCAGAGGCAAACTGATGATGGCTGATTCTTGCGTCAGTGCAGATGATCTCGTTGGTAGAATTGTAACAGCTGCTCACTCTGGGAAGAGGTTTTATGTGGATTCTGTGCGCTATGATATGACTGCAGAGAACTCATTCCCAAGGAAGGAAGGCTATCTTGGTCCTCTGGAATACAGCTCGTATGCTGATTACTACAGGCAAAA GTATGGAGTGGAATTGATCCACAAACAACAACCTTTAATAAGAGGACGTGGTGTTTCGTATTGCAAGAATCTCCTATCCCCTCGATTTGAACATTCGGGAG CACATGAAGGTGAATTCGAAGAGACTCTTGACAAAACATATTACGTGTTCCTCCCTCCTGAGCTGTGTGTTATACACCCACTTCCTGGAGCACTTGTTCGAGGTGCCCAGAGATTGCCTTCAATAATGCGAAGGGTTGAAAGCATGCTGCTTGCAGTTCAGCTCAAGGATATAATTAATTATCCTGTCCTCGCTTCAAAG ATCTTGGAAGCCTTAACTGCTGCTTCTTGCCAGGAGACATTCTGTTATGAAAGAGCAGAACTTCTTGGCGATGCCTACCTAAAATGGATTGTTAGTcgatttctttttcttaaatatCCCCAGAAACATGAGGGTCAgctcactaggatgagacaacaaaTGGTTAGCAACATTGCTTTATATCAGTATGCATTGAGCAAAGGACTTCAGTCGTATATCCAGGCAGATCGCTTTGCTCCATCTAGATGGGCTGCTCCCGGGGTGCTTCCAGTTTTTGATGAAGATACCAAGGAAGCAGAATCATCTTTATTTGATGAAGAGAGGCCCGCCACCGAGACTGGAACGGGAGCTGATTGCCATGGTGATGGATATGAAGATGACAAAATGGAAGATGGTGAGCTCGAGAGCGATTTGAGTTCTTATAGGGTTCTGTCTAGCAAGACACTAGCAGATGTTGTTGAAGCTTTAATTGGTGTTTATTATGTCGAAGGTGGGAAGAAGGCTGCAAATCACCTCATGAATTGGATTGGGTTTCAAATAGAGTTTGATCCTGAAGCAATATGCACAACCAGGCGATCCACTATTCCAGAGAGTATACTCAAGAGTGtcaattttgatgttttggaagtTGCCTTGAATATTAAGTTTAACGATAGGGGCCTGTTAGTAGAAGCTCTTACTCATGCTTCGCGACCATCTTCTGGAGTTTCTTGTTACCAAAGATTGGAGTTTGTTGGTGATGCTGTCTTGGATCATCTCATTACAAGGCACTTATTCTTCACATACACAGATTTGCCTCCAGGCCGTTTGACTGATTTGCGAGCTGCTGCTGTCAACAATGAGAACTTTGCACGAGTTGCAGTTAAACATAAGCTCCATCTGCACCTTCGGCATGGGTCGAGTGCCCTTGAAAAGCAG ATTCGAGAGTTTGTAAAGGAGGTTCAAAATGAATTGTCAAAACCAGGGTTCAACTCCTTTGGTTTGGGAGATTGCAAGGCTCCAAAGGTTCTTGGTGATATTGTTGAGTCTATCGCTGGTGCCATATTCCTTGACAGTGGACGTAATACTGCAGTTGTCTGGAGG GTGTTCCAACCATTGTTCGATCCAATGGTTACTCCAGAAACACTTCCAATGCATCCTGTAAGGGAGCTGCAGGAACGTTGCCAGCAACAGGCTGAAGGCTTGGAATATAAAGCCACTCGGAGTGGCAATTTAGCTACTGTTGAAGTATTTATTGATGGTGTCCAGATTGGGGTTGCTCAGAATCAACAGAAGAAGATGGCACAGAAACTGGCTGCCAGGAATGCACTTGCTGTTTTGAAAGACAAGGAAACAGCTGAAGCTAAAAATCAGGGTGATGAGAAcgggaagaagaaaaagaatggctGCCAAACATTTACCAGGCAAACCTTGAATGACATCTGCTTGCGAAGAAATTGGCCGATGCCATTCTACCG GTGCATTAATGAGGGTGGCCCCGCTCATGCAAAGAGGTTTACATTTGCTGTTCGTGTAAATACTACGGATAGGGGATGGACCGATGAGTGCGTTGGTGAGCCTATGCCTAGCGTCAAAAAGGCCAAGGATTCTGCCGCACTTCTTCTCTTGGAACTTCTAAATAAACTGTATGCATGA